Proteins encoded in a region of the Micropterus dolomieu isolate WLL.071019.BEF.003 ecotype Adirondacks linkage group LG09, ASM2129224v1, whole genome shotgun sequence genome:
- the sall3b gene encoding sal-like protein 3b, whose amino-acid sequence MSRRKQAKPQHLKSDEAPTQTRLLCKNGTVGSMDREENNGSCYSSEETHICDKCCAEFFTWTELSEHQRVCTEDPLVLIVKDNEGMPVPEESPIESSPVPSVASSDSSAAESTDAGFELGETLVNENDCLDNLEEGRERDEAMELEHCPQDKYTTTSSPQPPDSAESTSPQMSAAGSYSMPSTNVTLEILHGTRVAVAQFSQGINSSGTGGKAASAAIPVILEHLLALQQQQVHQLQLIEQICSQVAIMNRQPTQTALNPVSRSLSLAHNPFPSQGFIPPPILPLSGTMPSNINGQAAVSLSSALEKSQTVCGQSTFRDVTCTSASSENSTPSFSSCSSSIPTLLPPYTGSNASTISCTQTPSSSSPLSLGQSGLLSSSSSLPFLPQSPPSSVIFPNPLASIAATANALDPLAALMKHRKGKMPNVSLFETKPSPDEPFFKHKCRFCAKVFGSDSALQIHLRSHTGERPFKCNICGNRFSTKGNLKVHFQRHKDKYPHVQMNPYPVPEYLDNVPTSSGIPYGMSIPPEKPVSSWLDSKPVVATLPATMGLPLSSTITSIGGSNDPVSVTPSVKSPYQPAPFECVSLSPNHRGSEAHFSPVSESPQSNRETEASNILKTEGVHLPQNCSVRLRANPVTEAASSMIPSVATTPEPVTSASPVSNSPPLSLNSDETKFPTGGLLDSMQTSETSKLQQLVENIDKKIIDPNQCILCHRVLSCQSALKMHYRIHTGERPFKCKVCGRAFTTKGNLKAHIGVHRENPPVQVQHSCPICQKKFNNAVVLQQHIRMHMVGQIPDSTLVDGLQEIDSDISVSERNFDSLSSNSNDLIDDISMDDDNEEEEVENMEQGANSSKPLISDCNSPPKSSAIVSSIAALENQMRMIDSTVSLNSFGIKFLTNGFNDSNQLNVKCSLSETRVENCSANSPNLSESSCSPRLSASPIQSNSEGMTIKSPAANNRPESQEALAASVKREQSESPTSASTAAVAQELRGIHTSKLCVKEETPFSMSFQLSRERAAGQSIPSLVTSTSSGMIKTEVNGHSQPNNLSEGQHPPFSVHIPPTYASVGSPAVTSLLGPAPPRRTPKQHNCNACGKNFSSASALQIHERTHTGEKPFVCSVCGRAFTTKGNLKVHMGTHMWNNAPARRGRRLSVENPMALLGGEAVKFGEMFQKDLAARAMNVDPGFWNRYATAIANSLATKNNEISVIQNRGISQLHPLTAGMDRVSTAGSPITSRTKTGMDLGNNRHFSMLIDDSKEIGIN is encoded by the exons GCACTGTGGGGAGCATGGACAGAGAGGAGAACAATGGAAGCTGCTACAGCAGTGAGGAAACACACATCTGTGACAAATGCTGTGCCGAGTTCTTCACTTGGACTGAACTGAGTGAGCATCAGAGGGTCTGCACTGAGGACCCCTTGGTGCTGATCGTGAAGGACAATGAGGGGATGCCAGTTCCTGAGGAATCTCCTATCGAATCCTCTCCGGTTCCTAGTGTGGCGTCGAGTGACTCGTCTGCAGCAGAGTCCACAGACGCTGGCTTTGAGCTGGGAGAGACGCTGGTGAATGAAAACGACTGTCTGGACAATTTAGAGGAAGGCAGAGAGCGGGATGAAGCCATGGAGCTTGAGCATTGCCCACAGGACAAATACACCACAACCTCTAGCCCTCAGCCTCCAGATTCAGCTGAGTCCACTTCCCCCCAGATGTCAGCTGCTGGCAGCTACAGCATGCCGAGTACAAACGTGACACTGGAGATCCTTCACGGCACCAGGGTGGCTGTTGCCCAGTTCTCCCAGGGGATCAACAGCAGCGGCACTGGAGGGAAGGCAGCTTCAGCAGCCATCCCAGTGATCCTGGAACACCTGCTGgctctgcagcaacaacaggTCCACCAACTGCAGCTTATTGAGCAGATCTGCAGCCAGGTAGCCATCATGAACAGACAACCAACACAGACAGCGTTAAACCCAGTCTCCAGATCTCTGTCTCTGGCACATAACCCTTTCCCTTCTCAAGGCTTCATCCCTCCTCCCATCCTGCCCCTTTCAGGAACGATGCCCTCAAACATCAACGGGCAAGCTGCTGTTTCTTTATCTTCTGCGCTTGAAAAATCACAAACTGTATGCGGACAGTCCACCTTTAGAGATGTAACATGTACCTCAGCTTCCTCAGAAAATTCAACCCCATCTTTCTCCAGCTGCAGTAGCAGCATCCCCACATTACTGCCTCCTTACACAGGCTCAAACGCCAGCACCATTAGCTGTACTCAGACACCAAGCTCCTCCAGCCCACTATCCCTGGGGCAGAGCGGCCTCCTCAGCTCATCATCCAGCCTGCCATTTCTACCTCAGAGCCCCCCCAGCAGTGTCATTTTCCCCAATCCCTTGGCTAGCATTGCCGCCACAGCTAATGCACTTGACCCTCTTGCTGCCCTGATGAAGCACAGGAAAGGGAAGATGCCTAACGTGTCCTTGTTCGAAACGAAGCCCAGCCCAGATGAGCCCTTCTTCAAGCATAAATGCAGGTTCTGTGCCAAAGTGTTTGGCAGCGACAGCGCTTTGCAGATCCACCTGCGCTCCCATACAGGAGAGCGGCCCTTCAAATGCAACATCTGCGGCAATCGCTTTTCCACAAAAGGGAACTTAAAAGTGCACTTTCAGAGGCATAAAGACAAGTATCCTCATGTTCAGATGAACCCCTACCCAGTGCCAGAATATCTAGACAATGTGCCAACAAGTTCTGGGATTCCCTATGGAATGTCCATCCCTCCAGAAAAACCTGTCTCCTCATGGCTGGATAGCAAACCTGTTGTAGCAACTCTGCCAGCCACCATGGGTCTTCCGCTTTCCTCCACTATTACTAGTATCGGAGGCTCAAATGACCCTGTAAGTGTAACACCATCTGTTAAATCTCCCTACCAGCCAGCTCCCTTTGAATGTGTATCTTTGTCACCTAACCACAGAGGCAGTGAGGCTCATTTCTCTCCTGTTTCAGAGTCTCCACAGTCTAATCGTGAGACAGAAGCATCCAATATACTGAAAACAGAAGGGGTACACCTGCCCCAAAACTGCTCCGTGAGACTGAGAGCCAACCCAGTAACAGAAGCAGCAAGCAGTATGATCCCATCTGTGGCCACCACACCTGAACCTGTCACTTCAGCATCCCCTGTCTCCAACTCTCCGCCCCTCTCGCTCAACTCAGATGAAACTAAGTTCCCAACCGGTGGTCTCCTAGACTCTATGCAAACATCTGAAACCTCAAAGCTTCAGCAGCTGGTGGAGAACATTGACAAAAAGATCATAGACCCCAACCAGTGCATCCTCTGTCACCGCGTCCTCAGCTGTCAGAGTGCACTAAAGATGCATTACCGCATTCACACTGGGGAGAGGCCCTTTAAATGTAAAGTATGTGGCAGAGCTTTCACCACCAAAGGCAACCTAAAGGCTCACATTGGTGTTCACAGAGAAAATCCTCCTGTTCAAGTACAACACTCATGTCCTATTTGCCAAAAGAAGTTCAACAATGCTGTTGTCCTTCAGCAGCATATTCGTATGCACATGGTCGGGCAGATTCCAGACTCAACTCTGGTGGACGGGCTGCAGGAGATAGACAGCGATATCTCTGTCAGCGAGAGGAACTTTGACAGCCTCAGCAGCAATAGCAATGACCTCATTGATGATATTTCAATGGATGATGacaatgaggaagaggaggtagAGAATATGGAGCAAGGTGCAAATTCATCTAAACCCTTGATCTCTGATTGTAATTCCCCTCCTAAGTCCTCCGCCATTGTTTCAAGTATAGCTGCTCTGGAGAACCAAATGAGGATGATAGACTCCACTGTAAGCCTAAACTCCTTCGGTATAAAATTCCTAACAAATGGTTTTAATGACAGCAACCAACTCAATGTTAAATGCTCCCTATCAGAGACAAGGGTGGAGAACTGCAGCGCAAACAGCCCAAACCTGTCCGAATCCTCCTGTTCCCCTCGTCTATCAGCGTCTCCTATTCAAAGTAACTCAGAAGGCATGACGATCAAATCACCTGCAGCGAACAACAGGCCAGAATCCCAAGAGGCTTTGGCAGCCTCAGTGAAGAGAGAGCAATCTGAGTCTCCTACCTCTGCATCAACAGCCGCAGTGGCCCAAGAGCTGAGGGGAATACACACCAGCAAGTTATGTGTGAAAGAGGAGACTCCTTTCAGTATGTCTTTCCAACTGAGCAGAGAAAGAG CTGCAGGTCAAAGCATTCCCAGCCTGGTTACCAGCACATCATCAGGCATGATAAAAACCGAGGTGAACGGTCACAGTCAACCAAACAACCTGTCTGAAGGGCAGCACCCACCATTTAGCGTCCACATCCCTCCGACTTATGCATCAGTCGGCAGCCCAGCTGTGACCTCCCTGCTTGGCCCTGCTCCCCCTCGTCGAACCCCAAAGCAGCACAACTGCAACGCCTGTGGGAAGAACTTCTCGTCAGCCAGCGCCCTACAGATCCATGAGCGCACACATACCGGAGAGAAACCGTTCGTCTGCTCCGTCTGCGGCAGAGCTTTCACCACGAAAGGCAATCTGAAG gttcatatgGGAACTCACATGTGGAACAATGCACCAGCCAGGAGAGGCCGGCGGCTGTCGGTAGAAAACCCCATGGCCCTTCTGGGTGGAGAGGCCGTGAAGTTTGGGGAAATGTTTCAGAAGGACCTGGCAGCTCGAGCAATGAATGTAGACCCTGGATTTTGGAACCGCTATGCGACAGCTATCGCCAACAGCCTGGCCACAAAGAACAACGAGATCTCAGTGATTCAGAACAGAGGCATCTCTCAGCTTCACCCTCTGACTGCAGGCATGGACCGAGTGAGCACTGCAGGAAGTCCAATAACAAGTCGAACCAAGACAGGCATGGACCTGGGAAATAATAGGCATTTTTCTATGCTGATAGATGACAGCAAAGAAATTGGAATCAATTGA